The following nucleotide sequence is from Bactrocera oleae isolate idBacOlea1 chromosome 2, idBacOlea1, whole genome shotgun sequence.
GTCAAACTGCCCCGAAACTGGACGAGACAAGCTGTAAAttggaattattaaaaaaaaattaagagacCGTGGAAGGtgcttttttgtaaaattaaatatttttgattaaagttaaatatttttgagtaaaattaaatatttgtaacgTTTTGCTCCTTTTAAGTCATTGGTGTTTTTTTCACAGCACACAAATATggtgttcataatatttaaaagcaagTTTTGTAACAACCATAGATATCGTAGGTTGCTTAAGCCCAAAGTTAAAATGCATTCTGGATAACTACCGGCAAGTAGGAAATGGAGAGCTTGTAGTAACGTTCCTTCATTTCATTCAGGGAATAACAAAATGAATCCacgtgaaaacaaaaataatttataaatatgcaatGGTATTCCAATGCCCAACATGTATGTACTTTTAATATAAACCCAAAACTAAGTCTTTCTAtgacattaaaaacaaaatttatacgATATCCAATATCAGAAATCCGGGGACCGTATAGTTGATTTCGGACGCTAGAATGTCATAGGTATTACTGCTTCATGGATCAAGAAGTTTCAAGAACATTGTGGTTCTTAGGAAGAATAAGTTTAGTATAACGTTGTTTACAACTAATTAATTAAGTAGGTGGAGTAGCAAAATAAAGTTCAACTTTCTCAAAGAttagaattaattttatatttcttcttcatatttttaatgaaaacaccATACTTAGAAATTGTTCGTAATGTATAGTTATAACACCATCCATATCTGTATCATGTTGTCTAAACGCCGATGTAAGGGTCTATAAAGAAAACGTAATAATAAATGGCTCGCCAAAGATTAAACGAATGACTCACATATAAAACTATACAACATTGTATGAAGTCATCAAAAAGTATTGTTCCTTTTCCAAATCGATCAAATTTCCTTATTAGAATATCCACAAGATTGTCAGATAAACGATAACCAAATGAAGACAATGCTGTTTTAAGTTCCTCTTTATCAATATTACCCGAATTGTCTCTATCGAACGACCGGAAACAACTCTGCCAATCTGTAACATATTTCCAGAGAGCACCGAAATCTTGGAAAGAAACTGTTCCCCTATTTTCACGATCAAACATTCCAATCATTAAACGAACAGTTTCTGGATTGAATGGGCTCCATGTACCATTTGAAAGAGCTATCTGCAATTCGTCGGCCGAAATGTGTCCGCTACGGTCCTTGTCAACCctataacttaaaaatattaaaaattgtatgttcaGTAAATAATCGCATACCTTTGAAAAACATCCCACAAAAATTGCTGATCAGGAACAGAAGATTGAAAACTATACGCCATGATTTGCTTGTGTCAATAATCTACTAACATTTACAttagatattcaaaaaatatatcgaaCTAGAGCGCTGCAATACAATCGGTGGCACTATTAATcatcgtaaagggggagtagCTACAGCTGAGAGGTGTCCATCGAGAAACAtcaagtccgcctaggggttgagtttctattaACAGCCACTAAGGCCGACTTTTGACTGGAAAATGGTTCCATATTGctattttctattaatttatgGAAAAGTTGTCCAAAATATATTggttgtatgtaaaactttaatattttttcaaagtaaaatcagtttatattaatatatgttctCAAAGGAGcggatattattttcaaatttcagaataattaccatatatatttatgccttttttgAACTGTGGTAAATCAATGAATATTTACCACAGAAAATGTAAGGTGCAATTAAGCAACAATGCCAAATAACGGAATgcagaaaatgcttattcaatGAAACAAggtttataaatttgcaaaacaatctTCGTAAAATAACGAATATTTAATAATGCTCCTGATAAAACTGATCACACTAGAACTTTTATCAATAAGCAGGTGTGTATTAGTGcatataaagtaataataaataataactaaatttatttttttccagaGGAAGcctgtaaaaattaataaaccgaaggccgccagtgcggcgCAAAATCTgacttttaaatttctttagtattttttttcacaagaaaatgtttaactcgctgaactggtaattacagctaagtgatctgaattctgaagaattttgccgctacaacaagaacaacaactaaatgacttgaaaaatatgtgcgttaaataatattgtaaatatatacataaattgttgaaaaaattaattttccgcTCACGGATATAAAATATTCGCGTCTAAAAaagatgattaaaaaaaaaattcatttttgaggccttcttagttgggggacctaaactatacatttaccaaatttggaaactgataaaaaataaacaaaaattacgtTGTAAATGATACAAAATTGCTTACATGTAAATTACCATACTCCTACGATCAAACTGCTTTTATCAAAGTAAATGTTTTAGTGTGCATCTAATTGTTTCCAAAGCTAATATGTGGCCAGTATTATAGTGCTCACCACCAACAAAAGTTAGAATCGTGAATTTCTTCATTTGCAACACTTCTATTTGCATTcattgaaacaatttaaaaatctaACCTGATAATATAagtactttaaataaaaacatgattttttctGTGCcacataatatttgttttatttcgttagattttattatttttgtacattATCTTATATCtacttaagtatgtatattgcaTTTACCACACCACTATGCGGTATTCAACTAAGCGCGTTAccaatttttttggttgttcGGTTCCCTAGGAGGcctattttcaattattatatacaccaattatatacaataaataccaaaaaaaaaacaaaatttaaaaaagtcatTTTACAATAATACTTATTTTATGTGCATGTATTGCCAACAGTGGAGATCTAACAAAAACCCTTAGAAAAGTCAAAATGATGTATGGTGGGGTGGGGTAGGAACTATCAATAAAAAATGCGAAATGTGCCTAATAGACAGAATATATGCGCATTTCtatcttaataattatttgagcacttcaaaatgtgaaaatttctaTTACGTTGTAATCAGGACAACAAATCAAGATTTTTTTCAGTTAGCCACCCGGACAAAGGACTTCAGACAAATTTTACATGTGTTCAACACAATACGTTCTTATTCTAACAGAAAGGCATATAAGAACGTCTGGCTGAGAATTCGCACAGCAATAAAACGGTTCTGTGTCGCATTTTTTCAAATAGAAATTTGGAAAATACTCATCAATGACACCAAGAGTCAAAATTATCGCAAAATACTTCCTCTAATTTTTCGAGGAAGTTTATAAAGTCTGAAGGTGGTTTCACCAGACTGCAGTCATTATATTCTTTTTCcattgaaaaaagaaaacgagAATCAGTTTCACCTTCAAGGCTAGGTATGGGACTCGTACaattataaagttttcaaaattttgaatacatatagccgcaaaaataaacgaacgaatTTTGCTTCAGGAAAAAGCTCATTTAAACCAATTTCCgcgatttcaatattttgaagtGCTTCTAAGAGCGGCCTTGACAAACTTTGATAGGTTTGCCAAGAAATATCATTAATCAAAGAGTTTGCAATGACGCTAGTACTTAAGGAGTCCTATTCTTCCCTAGGCAAAGGTTCGCAATTTCCCTTAGTTACATAGTTAATGGTCCTAAGGCCCCAGGACTTTCGGAAACATGTACGGAGTAGTTCTTACGTTATTTCTGCCCCCCTACGAATCTGTCCGAAATAGTGTTCAAGTCTGTCTTGATAAAGATTTCTTGTCGTAATATTTTCGAATCCTTTGGTGGACAAGATCTTCCACAAACCTTTAATATTTTGAAGCCATCccttaataaaagaaaatgggTTGTGATATCACGACCTGTGctatcattaatttttacagATTATAAGGTGTTCaacgaagcttttacccaacacgataatatcgtcgaggtataccaaatAGGTCCAGTCTAATCCTTTTAATACTTGGtacataagtctctcaaaggtagcaggagcgttacataatctaaagggcattacggtaaattgccatagaccatctccaacgtTGAAAGccgtttctttgtcttcttcgtttacctccacttgccaataactacttttcaaattaagtgttgagaaccattttgtgcctgataacgtgTCCAGCATGTCCTtgattctaggtagtggataacagTATTTCATCGTTACATCAATCAATCTTTTATAGTCCACAcagaatctcatgttgccatctttcttcctcacaagtactacaggtgagctccacagactctctgatggttcgattataccgctttcgctcatttcacgtatggtctgtcttacaacttcacgttttgcaAAAGGAACGCTTTAAGGAGCCTGTCGGATTAGTCTTGCATCAcctgtattaaaaaaatgtttcacaactttggttcttcctggtttggtaTCGTCTTtttcaaatatggatgagtatctgagaagaagttgtttagccttattttgatggtttgcctctagttcctcggtcCATGCATTAAATTCACTCGATATTTCGTTTACGTCCATGGAATCTCGTCCTTAAGACCTATTTCCCAATTTattacggcctcaatctcttgacacttcGCTAATATAGCTCTTTTGGAGAATTTGATTGGTATTTTGCAcccattaagtactcttactggaacacgtttatcttgtctgtCCAAGGCtttgcctataagtaagtttggtgtagatttGATTTGAtaagctgaacgcagactttgtGGTGCCCATATTTACTTGTTCATACACTGAAatctcaaaaatgaaaatacgaatatatataatgaaaatacgaatatatataatgaaaatacgaatatatatatgtttttgcatCTTGAACTTAAGAGAAGAGAAGAAAAacatgtaaaaatttttaactgaattacctattaacattgaatttttacttcacttaaaaaaatgtgccggatgaacgcagactttattggctatgtgtatgtacTTAAAAACTTTCCGACatacgtaagtatgtacatatgtacgtaaagtgcagtatatatctacatatatacatatttgtgtccATTTCTATTGTGTAAGCATTATCGTAAATGAAAGCCTATACATACAGAGTAAAAGcataatgtaattaaaatgcaaGACAATTCGTACATTCCTCAAATGTCTGTGAAATACGTGATTCGATTTTATATCGATTTAACtgtttattttcactttattatactctcgcaacctgttgctacagagtataatagttttgttcacctaacggttgtttgtatcacctaactaataactaaaactaatcgggttatatacacatatatgatctggatgaagagacgagttgaaatccgggtgactgtctgttcgtccgtctgtgcaagctgtaacttgagtaaacatttagttatatttatgaaacttggtacacatgtttcttagtaccgtaagacggttggtattgcagatgggcgtaatcggacaactgccacgcccacaaaacgccattaatcaaaaacaaataaattgccataactatgctccacaataagatactagactgttatttgatacgCAGGATTACGTTAGAGacaggcatctgcagtttaaattttttttaaagtggtattagggggcgggaccacgccagatatgtgtatatctcctaaaccgctaaagctatactaactaaattcactgggaacaaatgcttttagcaccccTATctgcagtgtgaaaatgggagaaatcgggtgacaaccccccccactccccatataacggtattgttaaaaactactaaaggcgcgataaatcaagcactaaacacgccagagacattaaattttatctctgggatggtatgagatgactttataggaaccgcgttcataattagtcagtgggcgtggcaccgcccacttttaggtgaaaacccatatcttgggatctgcttaaccgatttcaactaaattcggtatataacattcttatcatatttctatgttatagtacgaaaaatggcgaaattggattacaaccacgcttatttcccatataacaccattttaaattccatctgattcattcactttccctatgcaaatcaagcaaaaatgattgtatcggggtaaaattttccgtgaataatgcgtttaaagtgtgccatcttgtgactaaaaattgtctaagtcgaaCTAAGACTATTTAAGCCCCTAAGAACTGAATATttggaccccagtgtctatagtggctttttaccgaaaatatcggtcaatgtgtaagatatataattgcaattcatataataatataaataaatgaaactatcgataatagtatgttttgtgtcaaaaatgggttgaataggatcaatacttcctttaatataaaattttggcaaCACCTGAAGTAGTTGCGaaagcataaaatgttcggttacacccgaacttagaacttccttacttgtttttatattctATTAGTAGTGAATAAGGTTGTATACCTAAAATTGTTAAAAGGTTTCttcaaaagttttcatttaactcGACTTCAGTATTACATTTTGATACTTGTGCTAATGTACATTCAAAGTTTCTACCGCAcgttaattttaacaaaatgaaT
It contains:
- the Alg-2 gene encoding programmed cell death protein 6, giving the protein MAYSFQSSVPDQQFLWDVFQRVDKDRSGHISADELQIALSNGTWSPFNPETVRLMIGMFDRENRGTVSFQDFGALWKYVTDWQSCFRSFDRDNSGNIDKEELKTALSSFGYRLSDNLVDILIRKFDRFGKGTILFDDFIQCCIVLYTLTSAFRQHDTDMDGVITIHYEQFLSMVFSLKI